In Pedobacter heparinus DSM 2366, the following are encoded in one genomic region:
- a CDS encoding MFS transporter has translation MSQEPQQSSIFKVIGASSLGTLIEWYDFYIFGSLATIIGSQLFPADAGASALINTLAIFAAGFIVRPFGALVFGRLGDLIGRKYTFLLTLVLMGGSTFLIGLIPSYSSIGYAAPILVLILRLIQGLALGGEYGGAATYVAEHAPANKRGFFTSWIQTTATGGLFLSLGIIVLTKNLVGAESFADWGWRIPFLLSILLVGVSIYIRMKMHESPMFSKLKSEGKVSKNPLKESFNNKANFKMVLLALFGATMGQGVIWYTGQFYAQSFIENTCHVDFNDSRYILLWGIAFATPFFVIFGSWSDKVGRKWIMLAGMLLGVIFYRPIYQIFLDDTDVTKIEQKDIASVSDPVVTRTVITGTADSLISTSSTVTLLNGASFQKIQSHTKFADAGKPIVELPDAYKDKKLSTPVFWKFVFLIFFQILLVTMVYGPIAAFLVELFPTKIRYTSMSLPYHVGNGVFGGLVPFIATLIASFSGSTPLSGLWYPIGIAALSLIIGTVYLSNKKPDHKEAESENI, from the coding sequence ATGAGCCAGGAACCACAACAGAGCAGTATTTTTAAAGTTATAGGCGCCTCATCACTGGGGACGCTGATCGAATGGTATGATTTCTATATTTTTGGAAGTCTGGCCACTATTATCGGATCACAGTTATTTCCCGCAGATGCCGGTGCTTCTGCATTGATTAACACACTGGCCATATTTGCCGCAGGCTTTATTGTTCGGCCTTTTGGTGCACTGGTGTTTGGCCGGTTAGGCGATTTGATAGGCCGGAAGTATACTTTTTTACTCACATTGGTGTTGATGGGTGGTTCTACTTTTCTGATCGGTTTAATACCATCCTATTCAAGTATAGGTTATGCAGCGCCGATCCTGGTGCTGATTTTGAGGCTAATCCAGGGCCTGGCCCTTGGCGGTGAATATGGTGGTGCGGCCACTTATGTTGCAGAACATGCACCGGCTAATAAAAGAGGTTTTTTTACCAGCTGGATACAGACTACAGCAACCGGGGGTTTATTTCTTTCTCTCGGTATTATAGTATTGACCAAAAACCTGGTGGGCGCTGAAAGCTTTGCCGACTGGGGCTGGAGAATCCCATTTTTGCTGTCTATCCTGCTGGTTGGTGTTTCCATCTATATCAGGATGAAAATGCACGAATCGCCGATGTTCAGCAAGCTGAAATCGGAAGGTAAAGTCTCGAAAAACCCTTTAAAAGAGAGTTTTAACAATAAGGCCAATTTTAAAATGGTTTTGCTCGCACTTTTTGGCGCTACGATGGGGCAGGGGGTGATCTGGTACACGGGGCAGTTTTATGCGCAGTCCTTTATTGAAAATACCTGCCATGTTGATTTTAACGATTCCAGGTATATTCTTTTGTGGGGCATAGCCTTTGCTACCCCTTTCTTTGTGATCTTTGGCTCCTGGAGCGATAAGGTTGGCCGAAAATGGATCATGCTGGCCGGGATGTTGTTGGGCGTTATATTTTACAGGCCCATTTACCAGATCTTTTTAGATGATACCGATGTTACCAAAATAGAACAAAAGGATATTGCCTCCGTATCTGACCCTGTGGTTACACGTACTGTGATTACCGGAACTGCCGACAGTCTGATCAGCACGAGTTCAACGGTAACCTTACTGAACGGCGCGTCTTTCCAAAAGATACAGTCGCACACCAAATTTGCAGATGCGGGCAAGCCTATAGTGGAGTTACCGGATGCCTATAAGGATAAAAAGCTTTCCACACCTGTTTTCTGGAAATTTGTATTCCTGATCTTTTTCCAGATTTTGCTGGTAACCATGGTTTACGGGCCAATAGCGGCATTCCTGGTAGAATTGTTCCCTACCAAGATCAGGTATACTTCCATGTCCTTACCTTATCATGTGGGCAATGGGGTTTTTGGCGGACTGGTACCTTTTATTGCTACACTTATTGCCAGCTTTTCGGGTTCTACCCCCTTATCGGGGTTATGGTACCCGATCGGCATAGCGGCATTGAGTTTAATTATAGGCACAGTTTATTTATCTAATAAGAAGCCGGACCACAAAGAGGCTGAATCTGAAAACATTTAA
- a CDS encoding nucleoid-associated protein produces MISFFEASLAELSIHRIGNKSEEEFYVLSEKSLMIKDPMLSNLLQQYFLGPYEKVNEVYRFIHPNGDLNLNEAYHFAAAIFEKGETFHENSKQLAKYLYDVSGHPKIKPGELYVAYFENVQIEGELHDAIGIFKSETKESYLKVFPEQDGFGLSYEQEAININKLDKGCLIFNTDKAEGFRVAVIDQTNRSAEAVYWKDEFLKLKIRNDNFNQTSSVLGVYKNFVTEKLDEEFEISKADKIDLLNKSMKYFKEKESFDLEEFSNEVIGNAEGIASFKNYKKSFEEEFDQPIPDSFDISGAAVKKQARVYKSVLKLDKNFHIYIHGDKELIEKGFDDDKSMNYYKVFFREEQ; encoded by the coding sequence ATGATTTCTTTTTTTGAGGCCTCACTGGCCGAATTATCTATACACCGAATCGGGAACAAGTCTGAAGAGGAGTTTTACGTATTGTCTGAAAAATCTTTAATGATTAAAGACCCCATGCTGAGTAACCTATTGCAGCAATATTTTTTAGGCCCTTACGAAAAGGTGAACGAAGTATATCGTTTTATTCATCCAAATGGTGACCTGAACCTTAATGAAGCGTATCATTTTGCCGCAGCCATTTTTGAAAAGGGAGAAACCTTTCATGAGAACAGCAAACAACTGGCTAAATACCTGTATGATGTTTCGGGTCATCCGAAGATTAAACCCGGTGAACTGTATGTGGCCTATTTTGAAAATGTGCAGATAGAAGGAGAGCTGCATGATGCTATCGGGATCTTTAAATCAGAGACCAAGGAGAGTTATTTAAAAGTTTTTCCGGAGCAGGATGGCTTTGGCTTAAGTTATGAGCAGGAAGCCATTAACATCAATAAGCTGGATAAAGGCTGCCTGATTTTCAATACAGATAAAGCAGAAGGTTTTCGGGTAGCAGTGATTGACCAGACCAACAGAAGTGCAGAAGCGGTATACTGGAAGGATGAGTTTTTGAAGCTGAAGATCAGGAATGATAATTTTAACCAGACCAGCAGTGTGCTGGGGGTATATAAAAACTTTGTCACTGAAAAGCTGGATGAGGAATTTGAAATCTCGAAGGCAGATAAAATAGATCTGCTGAACAAATCCATGAAGTACTTTAAGGAAAAGGAGAGCTTTGACCTGGAAGAGTTCTCGAATGAAGTGATTGGCAATGCAGAAGGGATAGCCTCTTTTAAAAACTATAAGAAAAGCTTTGAAGAAGAATTTGACCAGCCTATTCCGGATAGCTTTGACATTTCCGGGGCTGCGGTAAAAAAACAGGCCAGGGTTTATAAAAGCGTATTAAAGCTGGACAAGAACTTTCACATCTATATTCATGGCGATAAAGAGCTGATCGAAAAAGGCTTTGATGACGATAAATCTATGAATTATTATAAGGTGTTTTTTAGGGAAGAGCAATAG
- a CDS encoding TerC family protein — MEFLSSPEAWISLLTLTVLEIVLGIDNIIFISILSGKLPAHQQKKGRQLGLALAMITRVLLLLSLTWVMTLTTPLFNIGSWFNISSTEWLEKLAISGRDLILIIGGLFLIYKSTHEIHDKLESEEEKEIKGKVYSFSGVIVQILLLDIVFSLDSVITAVGMAEHVEIMIAAVVIAVIVMMVSASAISNFVNNHPTVKMLALSFLLLIGVSLLAEGLDQHIPKGYIYFAMAFSILVEMLNLKMKKNAQKPVELRNTPNEKQPKEK, encoded by the coding sequence ATGGAATTTTTAAGTAGCCCGGAAGCCTGGATCTCTTTATTAACGCTGACCGTGTTGGAGATCGTTTTAGGCATAGACAACATCATCTTTATTTCCATTTTGTCTGGTAAGCTACCGGCGCATCAGCAGAAAAAAGGGAGGCAGCTTGGCCTGGCACTCGCGATGATCACCAGGGTCTTGCTGTTGCTGTCCTTAACCTGGGTAATGACCCTTACTACTCCATTGTTTAACATTGGTTCATGGTTCAATATCAGCAGTACGGAATGGCTGGAAAAGCTGGCCATATCGGGCCGCGACCTGATCCTGATTATCGGGGGCTTGTTCCTGATCTATAAAAGTACCCATGAGATCCATGATAAACTGGAAAGTGAGGAAGAGAAGGAGATTAAGGGGAAAGTATATTCTTTTAGTGGAGTTATTGTTCAAATCCTGCTGCTGGATATCGTATTCTCCCTGGACTCTGTAATTACAGCGGTAGGCATGGCAGAGCATGTTGAAATTATGATTGCCGCAGTCGTTATTGCGGTAATTGTGATGATGGTGTCGGCAAGTGCCATCAGTAATTTTGTAAATAACCACCCTACAGTAAAAATGCTTGCCCTTTCCTTCCTGTTGCTGATCGGGGTTTCGCTGCTGGCAGAAGGTCTGGACCAGCACATACCAAAAGGCTATATTTATTTTGCCATGGCCTTCTCTATCCTGGTAGAGATGCTGAACCTTAAAATGAAAAAAAATGCGCAGAAGCCCGTCGAGCTGCGCAATACACCTAATGAAAAACAACCCAAGGAAAAATAA
- a CDS encoding RNA polymerase sigma factor, producing the protein MEPVYIDKNAALINGCRRGDRKAQFEIYKLYAKAMYNVALRIVNFEEEAEDVLQDSFLDAFTRIDNFKGEATFGLWLKQIVINKSINQLRKRKVEFVNIEEVDVAEENEPAEDLQWKVEEIRTAVAMLPDRYRVVLTLYLFEGYDHEEIAYILKITEGTSRTQYMRAKMKLNDLLAKRGA; encoded by the coding sequence TTGGAACCGGTATACATCGATAAAAATGCGGCACTGATCAACGGCTGCAGGCGGGGCGACCGTAAGGCACAATTTGAAATTTACAAATTGTATGCTAAAGCTATGTATAATGTGGCCCTACGGATCGTAAATTTTGAAGAAGAGGCAGAAGATGTTTTACAGGATTCTTTTTTAGATGCGTTTACAAGGATAGACAATTTTAAAGGAGAGGCTACTTTTGGCTTGTGGCTGAAGCAGATCGTGATCAATAAATCGATCAACCAGCTGCGGAAGCGTAAGGTGGAGTTCGTAAATATAGAGGAGGTGGATGTAGCGGAAGAAAATGAACCGGCCGAAGACCTGCAATGGAAGGTAGAGGAAATCAGGACAGCGGTAGCAATGCTTCCTGACAGGTATCGGGTGGTGTTGACGCTGTATCTGTTTGAGGGCTATGACCATGAAGAGATCGCTTATATTTTAAAAATTACCGAAGGGACTTCACGCACCCAGTATATGCGGGCAAAGATGAAATTAAATGACTTATTAGCAAAGAGAGGAGCATAA
- the aspS gene encoding aspartate--tRNA ligase — protein MLRTTTCGALTIKNLGENVILCGWVQKSRDLGGMTFIDIRDRYGITQLVFNMDDNRELCEAARNLGREFVIKASGLVVERSNKNLKMPTGEVEIKITALEVLNAAKLPPFLIDDETDGGDDLRMKYRYLDLRRNPVRNNMIIRHKIAQAVRRYLDGLDFIEVETPVLIKSTPEGARDFVVPSRMNAGEFYALPQSPQTFKQLLMVSGFDRYFQIVKCFRDEDLRADRQPEFTQIDCEMSFIEQEDILNTFEGLIRTLFKEIKGIDLPEVPRMQYADAMRLYGSDKPDTRFDMQFVELNHLVKGKDFPVFDHAELVIGINAKGCASYTRKQVDELTDFIKRPQVGATGLIYLRHNEDGSLKSSVDKFYNEEDLKGWSAALNTQPGDLVLVMAGTTDKVRKQLSELRLEMGNRLGLRDKNVFSALWVLDFPLLEWDEETERYHAMHHPFTSPKPEDIVLLDTKPAEVRANAYDMVINGTEVGGGSIRIHDRALQALMFKHLGFSTEEAQKQFGFLMDAFEFGAPPHGGIAFGFDRLCSIFAGLDSIRDVIAFPKNNSGRDVMIDSPSTIDEKQLNELKIKSTV, from the coding sequence ATGTTAAGAACAACTACTTGCGGAGCTTTAACCATTAAGAACTTAGGAGAAAATGTAATCCTATGCGGTTGGGTACAAAAATCAAGAGATTTAGGGGGAATGACTTTTATAGACATTCGCGACAGATATGGTATTACCCAGTTGGTTTTCAATATGGATGACAACCGCGAACTGTGTGAGGCAGCCCGCAACCTTGGCCGTGAATTTGTAATCAAAGCAAGCGGCCTGGTAGTAGAGCGTTCCAATAAGAACCTGAAAATGCCAACCGGCGAGGTGGAAATAAAGATCACTGCCCTGGAAGTGTTAAACGCAGCTAAACTGCCCCCCTTTTTAATAGATGACGAAACGGACGGTGGTGACGACCTGCGCATGAAGTACCGTTACCTGGATTTACGCCGTAACCCGGTACGCAACAACATGATCATCCGTCATAAAATTGCTCAGGCGGTGAGACGTTATCTTGACGGACTCGACTTTATAGAAGTGGAAACGCCTGTCCTCATCAAATCAACGCCCGAAGGGGCAAGGGATTTTGTTGTGCCAAGCCGCATGAATGCAGGTGAGTTCTATGCTTTACCTCAGTCTCCGCAAACTTTTAAACAATTGTTAATGGTTTCGGGTTTCGACAGGTATTTCCAGATTGTGAAATGCTTTAGAGATGAGGACCTGCGTGCCGACAGGCAGCCCGAGTTTACACAGATCGACTGCGAAATGTCTTTCATCGAACAGGAAGATATATTGAATACATTTGAAGGCCTGATCCGAACTTTGTTTAAAGAAATTAAAGGAATAGACCTGCCCGAAGTACCAAGGATGCAATATGCAGATGCCATGCGCCTGTATGGATCTGACAAGCCTGATACCCGTTTTGACATGCAGTTTGTAGAATTAAACCACCTGGTTAAAGGCAAAGATTTTCCGGTATTTGACCATGCAGAGCTGGTGATCGGGATCAATGCCAAAGGTTGCGCAAGCTATACCCGCAAACAGGTGGATGAGCTCACAGACTTCATTAAAAGACCACAGGTCGGGGCAACTGGTTTAATCTACCTCAGACACAACGAAGATGGCTCCCTGAAATCATCTGTAGATAAATTCTATAACGAAGAAGATTTAAAGGGCTGGTCGGCCGCCCTGAATACCCAACCTGGGGATTTGGTACTGGTCATGGCCGGAACTACAGATAAAGTGCGCAAACAACTGAGTGAACTACGCCTGGAAATGGGTAACCGCTTAGGCTTACGCGATAAAAATGTTTTCAGTGCATTGTGGGTGCTCGACTTTCCTTTACTGGAATGGGATGAAGAAACGGAACGTTATCATGCCATGCACCACCCTTTTACCTCTCCTAAACCGGAAGATATTGTGCTGCTGGACACTAAACCTGCTGAGGTTAGGGCCAATGCTTATGATATGGTTATTAATGGCACCGAAGTAGGTGGGGGTTCGATCAGGATCCACGACAGGGCCCTGCAGGCTTTAATGTTCAAACACCTGGGCTTCTCAACAGAAGAGGCACAAAAGCAGTTTGGGTTTTTAATGGATGCCTTTGAATTTGGGGCACCTCCGCATGGTGGCATCGCTTTTGGATTTGACCGGTTATGCTCCATCTTTGCCGGACTGGACAGTATCCGCGATGTGATTGCTTTCCCTAAAAACAATTCAGGAAGAGATGTAATGATCGACAGCCCGTCAACAATTGACGAAAAACAACTGAACGAATTAAAAATAAAGTCT